gagggtaaAGGAATGAAAGAGCCCCGGATTGGGAACTGGTTTCCCCCAGCATTCTAGCACATGCTTCCTTCGTGACCCTGACCCTAGGCGCGCCAAGGTTAGTCatcgggcctcagtttcccttttcGTAAAACGGGAATTTGGATTATGATCTTGTCTTCACACAGAGGGGCAAATTGCACCTCCTCCCATTAGCAAATTCCTGTCCGACACTCGTCTGCCTAGGAGCGCTGTCCCCCACGGGTCCGTTCCGTCCCGGCCTCCGGGGGTCTGAAGGCGGGAAGGTGGGCGGGGCCTGACatcgccccgcccctcccctgacGTCCCCTCCGCGCCCCTCCGGCCTCGGCGCTGGGATGAGGCAATCACGTGACCTCACATCCGGCGCGGGAGTCCCGAGCTCGCCGCGCGCGCGCTCCCCCGCCTGCCCGCCGGCTCTCCCCGCAGCGTGCTCCGGACGCTGCCGCCTAGGGGAGGGGGGTTCGCTCCGTCGCCGGCGGCGGGAGGCCGTTTCGAGTACAgaccgcccccctccccagcgcctCCGCTCGCCGCCCTCCCTTGTTCTGTCCTGCCCGGCTGCACGCCGCCGCCGCGGGCGCCGAGGAGAGCGCGGACGCCCCTGCGCCCGGCCCGGGCCCTGCCGCGGCGCCGCCCTCCGCTCACCCCGAGCCGcagcgcgcggcggcggcggcggcgcctcgAGCTCGAGCGACCCGTGGCCGCCAGCGCCGGCCGAGGGcgatggggctgggctgaggcgaggcggcggcggcggcggcggcgacagcGGCGGCCCGGCCCCCCGCGGCCCCTTGGTTGCTCCGCCGGGAGGCCGCCGAGGAGACGGCGCGGCCGGTGAGTGGCTCCGGCGAGCGGGCCGTGGGGCGGGTGGGTGGCGGTGATGAGGAGGTTGGAGGAGGCGAAGACCAGGTGAGTTTTCGGTCAGCGGCCTTGGGCCGGAAGGGGGCATCACTTCCCGGTGTGGGGGCGCGCGGGGACCGCAGAGGGTCTGGGGCAGGTGGCGGGGCGAGTAGGAGCCCCACGCCAAGGGCGTGAAGGTCTGGCGCGGAGGCGCTGCGGGCGGGGGCGGCAGGGTGGTCGGCGCCCCTGGAGCGGGGCCCGGGGGTCGCAGGTGGGCTGGCCAGCGCCAGGTGGGTTTGCGCGGGTGCTGGAGGAAGGAATCCCAGCTGGTGTTCAGCCGCGGAGTTGACAGCCACGTGCCAGACTCCGCATTTTACAGATGAACTAAGTGAGGCCGGGAGAGGGAAGTCACTTCGGGActtgccctgggggggggggggggctctggcgCGGTCTCTGGCCGCACGAGGAGAACCcgggcctctcctctcctctcgtgCTGCTCTCGATGGcctgtctctccattcccttcgCAAAGCCAGATTGGGGTGGAAGTGTGACCCGTGGGGTCGGGGGGAGGCAGTAACTCAGCTCGGGGCTTCCCGATTTGGAAAGCTTTTGTGACAGGTGCCTATTGCTTCCTCTTCCCGTAGATCTGACAGAAACATCCCAGAATCTTGGTGTCTGGACATACGAGGTATGAATCACTCACATAATTAACTGCTTTTAATCGTCAGTGTCTTAAAGCTATATTTAGTGGTTATATTAGTGCAAAATGAATGGGTATGGAGTCGTAAACGCAGTCACAGAAACCAGGGTTCTGCACATGATTCTGAACGGAGTGGGTATGTAATGGCTATTTTAGATCTGTGAGGCAGGAAGTTAGCATTTTACAAAATCTCAGAAATGCAGGGACTCAGTGGGTCGTTGCAAAGTGAACACAGCCTCTAAAGACTTGGTTGCCACAATGAAGGCGTTCTGATTTCTTTTAAAGGGGGAGTGCATGGTTAAAAGTATTCCACCTTTAGTTCAAACGTCTCTTTCCCAAGGCGTATGCATCAGTTTTGTTTTACTGGAGTATATGTGGCAGTTTTCTTTAGAGAGTTATTGGGCTGAGTAGGTTACTAGTTGTCAGGATACGGGTGGGCGTCTCATCGTGGTCTAGCAGCCCGGTTGTAAGGCAGAGCAGTTCCTGGAAGTCGTTGAAACTAGTCAAACTGCTAATGACTATTGCCCAAGGTAACTCTTGCTGCTGGCTGTGTTCTTGCGCCGTCCACCTGCCATCAGGCTGAGAGTATAATAGTCCCGTGAGATTTTTGAATATTGTTAGTGCGGCAGTGCCTGTGTTTGGTCGGGTTAATTGGGTAGGAAAAGTGACCCTTTGGTTGTTTAATCTGTAAGTAGTACAGgtaataatgaaacaaaaaatattaagtagCGGTTTCTTTTGAACGCCAAGCGGACAAGCTTCAAGTTGATGTAGTGTTCAGATTGTGTTTACAGGAGGGCTGGTTTCTTTGTTAAAGTCACCCAGAGCTTTATTTGGGGGAACTTCTGGTAATTACAGCTTTAATTTACAACTAGTTTGAGATAAATAGGATAAATTCCTACATAGGTAGCAAATTAGTTTCTTAGTAATCAGAAGAAAACTCTGAATGTCTGAATAGTATCTTATGGTaagttttctacttttatttatcagaggtaaatatttgttgatttaatCATCTCTTGGTTGTTATTTAGGCAACATCAGTTTCCCCTGTGcgtcttatttctttgaaaataattaactgggtctattgtttattttatttttattcatgtatttgaaaggcagagaagccagAGAGTGATGtcgcatccactgattcactccccaaatgctcgcaacAGTCAGGCTCGGGTCAGGGTAAAGCTGGGAGTTGAGAATTCCATCAGGGTCATCCATATGGATGGCAAAAACCTGGGtaacctgctgccttctggggtacACATTCCAGCCAGAAACTGAAATTGGtatacagctgggacttgaatatgggttgtgggtgtcccaagcagtgtcttaactgctgtgccataaGGCTGCCCTTTATGTCATATTTCAGGTATGGATTCTTGTGTGGAAGAGTGTGTATTGACAGCGACAGCATGTTGTTGTGGCAAGAGTGTGGGACTTGGGCATCACACATGAGTTTGATTTCTGATTTTCTTAGCTGTTTTGATTTTGACCCATGCTGacaattaatacattttttaaaagatttatttatttatttgaaaatcagagttatacagagggagtagaggcagagagagaggtcttccatccagtcagtggttcactccccaagtggcctcaaacagccggagctgggcctattggaagcaggagcttcttccccatctccatgTGGggagctccaagcacttgggccatcttctactgctttcccaggccatagcagagagccggccagaaagtggagcagctgggtctcgaactggcacccaggcgcccgtatggatgctggcacttcaggccagggcattaacccactgcgccacagtgttggccccaacaATTAATACAGTTTTGAGTGAGCTTACtgtatatacagtatatatagttatatactgTATGTAATTAAACACTTGACATGAATTATCCCACTTGacccccattttccagatgaggaaacaggttcAGAGATGTTAAGTTGCCTGATCATGTACAGGTAGCCTCATGAACCTAAAACTAGAAACTCCAAGACAGGAACTTAGAAACCTCAGATAGGAACTTGGAGCTAGGTGGGATTCGTGTGCTGTCTTCAGAGTCTGCGATCCATTGATCGGCTTTGAGAATTTCTTGAGAACATAGTTAAGCAAAGGTGCACTCTTTTGACATAATAAATAgttcctttctcctttccaattcatATGCTAAATCAAGATGTACTTGTATGGTTTGGTGGTTTTTCTGACCACTGTGaatatgatgttttaaaataacaatatgcTTTATTCTTAAGATAAATAGTTGGAGCCATTGCTGTGgaggagcaggtaaagctgcagcctgcagtgccagcatcccatatgggtgcccattctagtcctggctgctcctcttccaatccagctctgctatggcctgggaaagcagtggaagatggcccaagtccttgggaccctgctcccgtatgggagacccagaagaagcttctggctccggatcaccgcagctctggctgttgcagtcaattgggggagtgaaccagcggatggaagacctcttctgcctctccttctctctgtaactctgactttaaataaataaataaataatctttataaaaaaaaaaagatagtgatcTTAGGAGATGTGACCTCGAACATATTACTGTAGGTatactgttaggaaaagagttgcagattggtgcctcctcacacggggcaccaaatgttaggaaaagaggcgcagaatagagaggaggcagtgtatgaatttTACAGCCAGACCCaattcagagaaaataattccgtagaggtgggtgaccaactgcccatgtgcacactgatggaacacatggcagagggccctgggtccgagcctttttatattttaggagggctggggctggggtagaGGGCAgtaggcagaggggaattcctggaactggtctttcaggtgacTGGGGGGTGTGGGGTATGAGGACAGTAGGGTGCTAGACctaattgagattcaagggcaaggaatacattccaaagtttatctcctttgggcaatgagggagaatggctgaggcttatgtccttattCCATCATGTACCACCTACTCAGTGGTCAAACTCAGAAGTGATAGCTGGTACTCTGGaagttcattttcctttttaaagttttatttatttatttgaaagggagagttgcagagagagggagaaaccatccattggttcactccacaaatggctgcagcatgtggggttgggccaggccaaaaccaggaacttcgTCACGGTCAGGGGTGGCATGCGCCCAAAGCACATGGggcatctactgctgctttcctagctgcattaactgggggctggatcagaagtggagcagtggggacttgaacaagcactcatgGGATtcacaggcagcttaacctgccttgttacagtgccagccctggaactttttttttttttttttaagatttatttattcgaaagagttatagagagtgagaggtcttccatccgctggttcactccccagatggccacaacagctggagatgagccgatctgaagtcaggagcttcttccgggtctcccactcaggtataggggcccaaggacttgggccatcttctgctgccttccctggctatagcagagggctggatctgaagagaagcagctgggactagaaccagtgcccatatggaacactGGAGCTTCAGGCCCGGcctttaacccgttgtgccacagtgccagccctggaactttgtttttattctgtatttttttctctgtaggCTGGGTGATGGCGAATGACTTTGTGAATGACAACACAGTGACTGTAATTTCTAGCATCTTAGAAGACAGAAGTAGAATTTCAAAATGAtctgataaattttttttaagtttatttatttatttgaaaggtagagtcacagaaggagagagagcacgCGAGCAAGTATGAGTGAGCGTGCACttttatctattggttcactccccagatggctgcaacagctggggctgggccaggctggagccaggatccaggatccagaagctttatccaggtctcccacatgggtgcaggggcccaatcaacTTGagccaatttccactgctttcccagacatgtttgcagggaggtggattggaagtggagcagtttagATTCCATCTGTAGCCCGTATGTGATTCTGGCATTGCAATGCTAGCAGCTTTAGCCCGTTGCACCATGACACCAGCCTGATAacgtgtttttaaaaaagtgaattatgTTTGCTGGTATACCTGCTGACCTAAACTAACTATACAAGTGCTAAATGAGAGACCTTGTATGTGAATGGACTATAAATTGAATAGAAGCTTATCTCATCTTAACACTCATAAAACAATTCATAGAGGTATGCTAAAAGAGGATAATCTTGTTAAGGTGACATATCGATGCAAAGGAATGTATTCTGTATATAGTAGTGCCTCTTTATTtgaggttttacttttttttttttttttgacaggcagagtggacagtgagagagacagagagaaaggtcttccttttgccgttggttcaccctccaatggccgccgcggttggcgtgctgcggccggcacaccgcgctgatccgatggcaggagccaggtgcttctcctggtctcccatggggtgcaggacccaagcacttgggccatcctccactgcactccctggccacagcagagagctggcctggaagaggggcagccgggacaggatcggtgccccgaccgggactagaacccggtgtgccggcgccgcaaggcggaggattagcctagtgagccgtggcgccggccagaggtTTTACTTTCCATAGTACCCGTTGCTCGCTATGAGCtgtggtccaaaaatattaaatggaaaattccagaagaaaGCTTTAAATTACAAGCTGAGTAGAAATCCTCACACATTGCTCTGTCCCTCTCAGgatgtgaatcatccctttgtttAGTATACCCAGACTGTATATGCTACCCTCCCGTTAGTCATTTAGTAGCCCTTTTGGTTAGCAGGTTAGCAATGATATAACTCAGTGCTTGTGTTcagctaactcttttttttactAAATAATGGCCCCAAAGTGCAAGAGTGATGATGCTGGCCATTGAGCTATGCCAAAGTGAAAATGTGAGGTGTTTCTTTTAAGTCTGCCAAGGGCCAATAAATAAGATGCTTATCCTGTCATTTGAAGGCCATAtacaattatcaacttaaaaacctGCTGCTGCAATTGCCTTTGAAGGCAGACCAGATGATTTCCTGGCCATTCCATGCACCTGTTTTAAGTGAAAATACAGTAATATACTTTGAGAGAGACCACATCCAGATAACTTTTATTAATGTATGTTGTTAtacttattctatttttatagtaAGTTATTGTGTATAACTTCTATGTTAAAGTTTTTCATTATATATGCagctaaaggaaaaaaatcatatctattgagtttggtattttttttgaagagttatttatttgtttgaacagcagttacagagaggcagagagagaaaggtgtctttTATCCGCTCactcaatccccagatggccacaaccgccagccTGCAccaatcaagagccaggagctgcttctgggtctcccatgtgggtgcaggggcccaaggacttgggccttcttctgctgcttcctcaggccataacaaagagctggatctgaagtagagcagctggaactggaattggcacccagatgggatgccggcactgcaggcgccggctttatctgctgcgctacagcgccagccccatggtaTGGTTTTTGACTTTCAATCATCCTTGAAGGTCCTGGAACATAACCGGCTTTGGATGAGGGGGACTCCTGTATGCCTTATGTCATCTGATTAAATTTGGATGATGAGATTTAACCTTGGGTTTTAGAACTTTGTGTGAAATGAAGCTAACCAGTTTATGGAGAGAGTAAATCTATAGTCATAAAAACTATTCTGATcagggccgacgccatggctcagttggttaatcttctgcctgctgtgccggcatcccatatgggcgccagttctagtcccagttgctcctcttccagtccagctctctgctgtggcccgggaaggcagtggaggatggcccaagtccttgggccctgcacccgcatgggagaccaggagaagcacctggctcctggcttcggatctgcgtagttctggccgtagcggccattttgggggtgaaccaatggaaggaagacctttctctctctctctctctctctctaactctgtcaaataaaaaaagaataaaactattcTGATCAATTTACCTACCCTAATTCAGTTAGCATGGAAGGAGCAAGAAATAATTGTTAAATTCTCACATGAGTTTTGTTGCTCTTCATTTTTTGAGACTAGAGATTCAGAATTGGACACATACTCTTAAGATTTATGTTAGGGGCTTGCTTTGTGGCGCATTGGGTTAAACATCctcctgcaatgtcggcatcccatatgggtgcactgcttcaagtcccagctgcttcacttctgatccagctccctgccaatgtgcctgggaaagcagcagagaatggctcaagtgcttggacccctgtacccacatgggagacccagatgaagctcctgtcttttgcctggcccagtcctgcacattgtggtcatttggagaagtgaaccaccagaagaaaaaattctctctctctctttttctctttgtaactcagtctttcaagtaaataaaagatttaagttaaaaataagttCTAAGTTTCTAATAAACAGTTATAAAAGTAatgaactaaaataaaaacatttgtatTTGTAAGGTTAAGAATAGCGCTAAGGTGAAATGGAATGAATAATTGCAGTTGGAAAAAAATGATCACTGTTAGAATAGTTTCAAATGATTTTATGGTAATCAGTCAGAAGGGAAAGTTGGTGGGGATTGCTGAAGAATTTCCATAGAACAGTTCCCAGAGAGCTTCCCCAGCACCAGATCTGTTAACATCTTAGACCTATAGGCTCACAGTGAGGCCTTTCCTGGAATCTGAGTTGGCAGTGCCTTAACTCAAATAGCAAACTATAAGATTGCCAAGTTAATCTGTTAACCGAAGTAGAATTTTGTCTCTCTTGTCCATACTTTAATTCCTTTGGATTTTGCTTTTTAGTGATCAGCTGACCCTCAGAGATTTGTTAGGTAAGAAATTCAGTCTCCAGAAAAAGTGAATTAACTATTCAAAGAATTTCCTGATTATACAGTGTAGGATTTGCTGATGTCTGTAGAAAATACTTTCTTACACAGTAACTGTTGTTGAGTGGGTATGGTAAGACAGTTCTTTATCAATGAAAGCAAGTAAATTGACTAtttagtttttcttattttcttcactatttagttttcttattttctgaaattgGAAAATAATAATGCCAAGAGGTCACATTAGACTagtctgtttttttattttctgtatttttatttgtgaagGACAGAGTGGTcccatccacaggctcactcctcagatgcctgcagctaGAGTTGAGGACTCAGTCCGGGTCCcccgtgtgggtgacagagacccaagctgGCACCGACTGTTTCCTAGGTGCACATTATTAACAGGAAGTCAGATTCGGGAGCAGAGCcgagacttgagcccaggcactccaggatgtgacacaggtgtcccaaacagcttTTTAACCCCTTTTCCAGATTCTCCCCACCACCTCTGCCACCCCCTTTCTTACTGGAGAGGAAACCGATGTTTGGAGGGTAAGTGACAGCGTTAGTAAAACATGTGGGTTAGGACCTGTTTGCTTTTTCTTAGTTGTGTAGTGTTTCATCCTAGCCTTTATTTTGTGTTCTGTGGTGATGGCACATCTGAAGCCTCAAAGTTTTTTCCTTCTGAGAACCAACTTGTAAGGGTGCCTTTGATTGCTTGATAGGTTTCATAAAACAATCTTTCACAGAAGTGTTCCCACATGCATGTTGAGggtggctcctccctccctcccttccttccttccttcctctttgtttctgtatctctttttctttctttctctctctctcctctctttctctctctctttctttctttttgattttttaaaaaagatttatttatttgaaagagttacagagagaggggaagagagagagagcgagagagcgagtgaTCGAGATCGTCCATCCCCAGGTTCACTCCGGGATGGCTGCTGGTGGCAATGATGAGGGCTGTgccagggtgaagctgggagccaagaacttcttccttccacgcctcccatatgggtgcaggagtccaagtacttgggccatattctgctgcttcccaggctcattatcagggagctgggttggaagtggagcagccaggacttgagcttgtacccgtatgggattccTGTATTGCAGACtgaggcctaacccactatgtGACGACACTGGcccctttgtttttttaagaattaatgttttcgaggccggcgctgcggctcactaggctaatcctccgcctgcgacgtcggtacaccggcttctagtcccggttggggcgctggattctgtccccgttgcccctcttccaggccagctctctgctgtggcccgggagtgcagtggaggatggcccaagtccttgggccctgcaccccatgggagaccaggaaaagcacttggctcctggcttcggatcagcgcggtgcgccggccgcagcggccattggagggtgaaccaatggcaaaaggaagacctttctctctctctctctctctcactgtccactctgcctgtcaaaaaaaaaaaaaaaaaaaaaagaattaatgtttcgaaataaaaacaaagaaattatggtggcTGAAGACTGAGCAGTCTTATTCCCTGAGGTTGGGCAGAGAATATTAGAGTAAAATGTGTGCTTCCCAACCAAAGACAAGTGATTTTGAATTACAGCTATATCACTTCCTAGCTCTGTAGTTTGGGTTTGAAACACTTATTTGAAAGCCTAGGATAACCTAGCAAAGTCTTGGTTAAAAATTAtggcttttttttaatatgaaaatgtaCTTTTTATGTTACCAACACTTAGAGTTTTAGTTGAATAGTGTTGAGATAATTCATGGTTGTTTGCTATTAAATTTTTGGTGAGGGTAGAATAAGCTGCTTAGTTTAGTCAGATTCAAGAGCATCTTAATCATTTTTtcccctgcaacccatgtcaTCTCTAGTGTAGCCCATGGTGAATGACCCTTCCTCGTGTTTCCTTGAAAGTTGTAGcaggtaccaattactgtatttcaAGAGTTGTGATTTTTCTGGGCAGTCAGGAAAGAGGCATTTAGGGCCTCTTGGTTATGCTGGCCTATCCGGCAGTACTGTTTTAGTTCCTGTATGTGCCAAACACAGGGTCAGATGATGGGTGCATGTTGACGAACAACCTGAAAAGTGAACACAGTGCTGTGTTCCAGAAGGCACCATTTGGGTGATGTTCTTTGAGAATGAGGCCCTTTGGCTTTGGATCTCATTCAGCTGAAAAAAGTTCAGAATCTCCGACACCTACAAGATAATCCATGTTCTTTTCTTCCTGTCTATTGAGGCCTTTCATTATAATTGATCctgtttcattgttttcttaGCTGCATTTCTATCCAGTCTTCAGAGGCTGCTCTGTGCTTCAGCCAGTTTAAGTTAACTTGGGGTTCCTGGCATTTTCTAGGATTTACCCCCCTAGTACTTCTGCATAAGCTAAACCTTGAAttacattcttaaatttttttccctAACATTTCCCTTTTTACTGCTTGTTGGCTTTACATCAAATCTTAGATCAAGGGATGGGTTTTCTCTGAAGTCTTTTCTGATTTTagtccctctcctcttctttaaaaaaaaaaaaattctaccctCAAGGAGCCAAGGCTATTGATTTGACAGGTAAGTAAACATACACCAACCAAAATTGTGAGCACTTGGGAGCAGGGAGAAGAgtaaggctaatcctccgccttgcggcgccggcacaccgggttctagtcccggttggggcaccgatcctgtcccggttgcccctcttccaggccagctctctgctgtggccagggagtgcagtggaggatggcccaagtgcttgggccctgcacccaatgggagaccaggagaagctcctggctcctgccttcggat
Above is a genomic segment from Lepus europaeus isolate LE1 chromosome 2, mLepTim1.pri, whole genome shotgun sequence containing:
- the LOC133751256 gene encoding basic salivary proline-rich protein 1-like yields the protein MERQAIESSTRGEERPGFSSCGQRPRQSPPPPPGWDSFLQHPRKPTWRWPAHLRPPGPAPGAPTTLPPPPAAPPRQTFTPLAWGSYSPRHLPQTLCGPRAPPHREVMPPSGPRPLTENSPGLRLLQPPHHRHPPAPRPARRSHSPAAPSPRRPPGGATKGPRGAGPPLSPPPPPPPRLSPAPSPSAGAGGHGSLELEAPPPPPRAAARGERRAAPRQGPGRAQGRPRSPRRPRRRRAAGQDRTREGGERRRWGGGRSVLETASRRRRRSEPPSPRRQRPEHAAGRAGGQAGERARGELGTPAPDVRSRDCLIPAPRPEGRGGDVRGGAGRCQAPPTFPPSDPRRPGRNGPVGDSAPRQTSVGQEFANGRRCNLPLCVKTRS